The Rosa chinensis cultivar Old Blush chromosome 7, RchiOBHm-V2, whole genome shotgun sequence DNA segment gtgaatttggttggaattgaagaAAAGTTGTGTTGATAATGAAATTTTCGGAATTTAGAATTCCATTActgatttacgagaatccgatcatcggatatctctcggttctaccTTGGAatctttaaattaacgaattggtattagtggtataatttgggttgaatccgagaagaagtgaagatatgattatgaggatttgattttaggaatcgtatttaattgccgaatcgaTATTCAccaattataattgtgtacagggcgatataCCGAGCTATTACTCGAttaaggaactcgtatgcgtgatcgcctaaattgtactgtgagtggacatttattttaaattaagtgtgcatgcagtatattattattttccgattgaggtttagtttattatttgaattatagagtgttatgattttatgagcttgatttcttgagatttattatgctctatgagttacggatttttagtggatttccttcccgagggctttcaatagatttttcaagctatttatttatgagttattgagttgcgAAATggttttcgggaagtgactgattaagaaaatattatgagaattattgatttcgaatatcggtttttatgaggattcacgagtatgaatgtttcatcgaatatttgagcatgattgaattatcgagatttattgagctttgagctccgcacttatcagccttgaagttagactgagatttctttccgaaaacatttattgatttacagagtatttgatttatgctttcgaggatttattgagatattgaggtttgagttatgctttcggtgaattagtaatatcgagtttctttccgaaagcaagtaattgaaagaggttgtttctagtttattaaggaggccatcagtcagcgcatgcatgcattacctagttggcagtcccttctaggcaatagtctggttggcagtcccttccagactacatcccggttggcagtcccttctgatgcgtcatttggttggcagtcccttccagatgacatgaggtaggcagttggcagtcccttctatcaaccgcctcctattccggttggcagtcccttccgatgagtcatctgggtggcagtccctcccagatgacatgagatgagtagacagcagtcctttctagtcatcaaacgaacctcttgaaaaAGGATGTTTaaaaaaggattgaggatgagattttaagagatgcAGTAAAGGTGATGATTTAAAgtattttcaagattgttactgcatgcgagattttagagaataacttgggaaagcattaagttttacttattcattcgaaattacttatttttttgtccactcactctaacggattttaaatgttttcccctaggcccttcgattttaaatgcccagtttgcaggccagtttagcttaaggtcacttggggttgaggcatagctgtcatagcttccgcattataaaagtatcagtcctttatcttgtattctattctcttgtacgaatgtacattagattgctctaataacctatgagattaatattcttaagttcataattgtttgtgaaatgggagatattgtgatatagggagcagggtggctctagaaGAATAAGGGCGGATTctttttagaagtgtaaatgtctttctataggtttttgggtagtccacttttagagagagttccgccaaatttttggtagaatttcttctgagGTGGGCCCCGCAAGGCCCCTTTGgattttcaaggtgaaatccggggctgGTCCTGTcaataatagagtgaggtcaagtgagcagatttggaggtcccaatagaaactcttttTGTGAATTGGTGAGATATGATGGAGTGAGTGACTCTGTATTTATGGAGGGATGGAAAAGGAGATGTGAAAATAGGATATGACACGTGGTGGATAAAATTCAAAAACGTATTCTAACTAGCTTTTCAACGTCTAACAAGTGGCACTAAATCAATAATAAAGTTAAGATATAAAATGTTATCTTATCCGTAATTTAATAAGACTCATATCAACCGACACGCGGTGAATAAAATCTCAACCGAGATAAAGATAAGATATCGTATCCAAATAGTATTGACACGTGGCATGAATATATATgattcccaaaaataaataaaaaatgaataatAATTTTAAGTTTAATTAATGatgatatattatataaaataattatgtatgatatttaaattcatattgtagttaaataattgtctaaaatgattaaatttatgaaatgactttggcttttgactaaaggaggttaaattgattaaatttataaatttagagatgcaaaatatgaatgaatagtAATGACACTAGGAGTGTCAAATTTTGCAAATGACTTTGGCATTTGCTCTGatcaatatatgtgtagaaattGATTTCCTTGATTAATCTAAGTTATTACATTCTATACATTATATAGCTGTGAGTATTGACAGTTACATGAATCAATAATATTACATTAACATCAGTATCAAAACTGATGCATAATCATAGGAAGCTGTATACCATGTAGAAATTGATTTCGTTGATTAATCTAAGCTATTACATTAATTCTGTACATTATATAGCTATGAGTATTGACAGTTACATGAATCAATAATATTACATTAACATAGTATCAAAATTGATGCATAATCATAGGAAGCTGTAAACAAGCTATTCAATGGAGGAGATTCTGGACGTGATTGGAGGAGAAGATGGATTATCTCTAACAATATGGATTTGTGTTTTTTACCTACACAAAGCATTCCATCTTTAATGTAGTGTAATACTTAACCGGATTATGTGGTTTCCCTAGACCCATGACCAGGTTCCTCCTTGTACTCGTTTGTATATTAGAGAGAAAGCCAGTGTGTTACAAAACCCGTGTGTTTGCTACTGCTACCAAGGCCCTTACTCAGAGTCCTACAAAAAATctgtgtaattttttcttttggacaaAAACAATCTGGGTAATTACATACAAAAGAAACTAAACAGTTTTTGAGCAATTACAGTAAGAGTGAAGCCATTTTTTGGGGTTTATACAGTTCAGCTGTTGGTCTAGTACTAGCACAAAGTTGGGCTTTAGACACCATTATTAATGGTGTGTAAAGCCGACAGACACCAGCTCACTGACCATTATTGTTTGGGTTGCTATAAGTGGCGTGACAAATACCCATGGGCTCACTATCATTTTTTTGGAGCCTCAACTGATGGGTACTGTTCATGCATTGATGACTATGGATCAACACACCAATGTTGTGATTGGTGGAATATATGGTTGAATAGTCAGCCTGAGTATATCACTACAATTAGCACCACACCAATTCTATTGGTGACTATTTCTTTTAAAAACTAGTTCGGATTCCCTTCTAGGACAACACATTCTGAGCCACCTCCTGAACACCGTGTTCCTGGCGCTATTGTGTTATTAATCGATGAAAATGTTACAAGTTCTAGTATGGCTGTATGGCCACCATGAGCCTCAGTTTCCAGTTGCATTCCCCTTCTGATTTCTTCCATTTCAACTGTGCTCAAGTGTTGCACTCGCTCATGATATGCTTGTTATTATGTCAATGCATTATGCTTATTTCTTTATGCAAGCTGATGATGTTATTTTGGCAGCTCATAAGTTTAGATTTCCTGCTGTAGTTTCTTTTATACATTTGTTCTTTCTGGGATATCTCTATATGGCATGTAGCTATGCCATATTGTCTTCTTCATAGACTATGGAGGACTGGCATTTGGCATATGTGTGTGCATAAACATTATTTATTATTAGGGAGCTTTTATTGATTGACACAATGATACACCTCCTTTCAGAAGAATATGTCTTGGATGCTAGTACTGCAGCTCTCTGAGCCTAGgtactttttcattttcatatacTGTAATTTGTAAATGGTTTCATATAATGTTTATATAGCCTTCGAGAGGTGGCCTTAAATTCTGCCGCGTCTTAAGCAGTGTGACTGCAAGGGGATGATGTCAATTTCTGTGTCCTTTGCTTCTGTTTTTCTCCTACATATTAGACTGTGGTTAATTTTAGGTGATTAGCGAAGTTGGGTTTGCCTTGATCGGAATTGGATAGAATATTCTGGTTACTTGGGCGATGTTTGCCAAGTGAATAGATGTGATTATTTCATTGATATCTTCGATTCCACTCTAAAAATTTCATGCTTAAGAAATCAACCACAACCATTGTAAACAATATATAGCTTCCTTCCCACTCGAGCTCCGTTAGCCATCCCTTCCacattgaaagaagaaaaagaaaattggctTCTACTGAAGCATATGGTTTTTCCATCCCATAAACTATAGCCAGTTGCTCATATTAAACTGTGACTGGACATAAATATATAAGTCCACTGCAAACCCAGTACCCCACATCCCAAGACTATGACAAGGCCCTCCCAACGGCTACAGTTTTTAAATACAAATCAAACCGAGACGGATGCAAGAAGTCCCTTTCCTTGTTGTCATCATTTCTTTGCTGTATCTTAGGTCATACCTGCACATTTTCCTGCTTAAtttaacaaaacccagaaaagaaaaattaagttGGTCATATATTTCAGGCACTTTGTTTTACTGAACGTTTAAATCTTGGTTTGTATCAGTCCTTTTCTTACTCTTCCGGTTAAACAAGTGACTTGCTGCCTCAAGATGGGAAGGAAAGGACAATCTATGGCTATAGGGAATCTTTTAGGCAACCCTCAGTGATTGATTCCCAGAGCTTTTATAATATTTTCAGTTTTGTTGACAACAGCCCAGCATATATATGCTTGTAGAAATGTCCCAAAGCCTCTGACATATGATCTTGGCACTTAAGACCTTTTCTTTGTCATATACTGGTTGGCTTTGAGGTTTGAATGCTTCCCAGTTGGTCTTACTGCCGTTTTGATAACATAGCTGGTGTTAATTGGTGTCCAGACGGAGTTGCTTGCCGACTACTCAACTTGGGTTGAGAGTGATCCATCCGGCGATCATCATCTGCCCAAAAGCGTATGATTCTTGCTGTTATGGTGTGATTGGAGATAGTTTGCAGGTATATTCAGTTGACCCTTTTGatgtagttttgttttgtttgtttctgggAAAAGTTGGTATGGTCAATGATGGAATTTAGAGGAAGCTAAGTGAATGGTTCTTTTTGTGAAACCAGAAGGCAGTCATTGGAGTTTTGAATTCGTTTAGGGGTGAGACAGTTTTGAAGTGAAAGGAAGATGGAAGGAAGGGGGCTTTCAGACTTCTATAGGAATACTAGTGAAGAGTTGATCCTGAGATCTTATATGGAGAGCTCAAATGGAACTCCTCTACCAACCATGGAGATGCTTGGCTTCAAGAATTTGTCACAAAATTTTCGTGCAGATAGCGAGGAGCTCTTCAAAAGCTGGCTCACAACTGGAGAGGCAAGCAATTGAGTTATCTATATTCTTTGACTTAAAATCCTGGCTCAGATTTTGATCATGCATTGGATGTTCGATAGCATCTAGCTTTAGGTCAACATGTCATCCACATTCAGGCACCATTCATGGGACCTTGTCTCTCTTTTATAGTTTTACTCCAAATTTGTAGATTTTTTCTTCTATGGAACTTTATGAAACATTGAGCATTCTATCTGCTGCCTGTAATCATAATCTGAGTGAAGAGTTGAATTAAGATCCCAGCAGTCTACTTACTGATAGTTTCTTGCTACTTAAGTCTTTAGATCTCCATTTAAGCACACCAGAAAGCAACAGAACTTTTGATTACTCCATACTCTGATAATCAAATCATTAGTTCAAGTTAACAAAGCCAAAAGGAACAGGAAGCTATAGATTTATCAGATCATGATAAGCTATAATCCAGATGACAAAAACTGATTCAATGCATATTTTGTTGATTGACCTGTATCTGCTTGCAGAACAATACCTACAATTCCTCAAGCATTGCACATCGAACTCGATCAAGGAGGTAAGTAGGTTTTCATTAATGGTAACCGTAGCATTATTTCTGCTTAATTCTAACAAGTTTTTGCTGCACCTTTTGgatttactctctctctctctctctctcaaactttTTCCTGCTTTGTCACTTCAAAATCTTCTCACGTGTTTTTTTCTCCAACAAACTTCCTTAATTTGATTTTTGCGGTTTGCTTATGGAAAGCTCATATTACTTTATACATCACAGGATATCCACCGAAATAGCTAGTTTGTCTGCTCACCAACATGTTGGTctacttcaaaagaaaagaagcaatGAAGTTTTATTTCCTCAATATAACCCCATGCCTGATGAGAACTCAGCTGACCTCAATCAACATTCAAACAGGTTGCTACTTCTCCTTTCAGtagattttcatgaaatatATATTGTATGTGCCTTCTGTGTAGAATTTTATGGACCTCCAGAATGTTATTCTACATCACGACTTTCTTCACATGACAACATTAATTCTTTGTCAGAATTAGTTATGTTAATTCAGTTTAGTCTCAATTCTGTCAGACTTGGTGTTGAAAGAGGAATGCAAGCTAGTGACTTATATTTGGCTAAGGTAGGTTAACATTGATTCTTTCATTATTCAGTTAAACAGGCTTCATGCTGTATCTAATATTTTGCTATAACTGCAGGCCTGGTTTCACAGTTCCCAACCCATGACAAGAAGCCGGTCCTCTGAATTGCGGTATGGTATATCATTTGCTTAACCACTGGATTTATGTACTGTCTCCTATTTTCAGCCCTCTATTGACTCTAAACAGTATTTATGCCCTTCATCCCTCAGTTGATGTGGTAGAGTGTGTCATGTTCTCTGTTTTGAGATaccaattctttttttcttttttttttggacctgGAGATACAAATTCATTACTTTTGATTAATTGTGTATGCAAATTGTCTGTTAATACATACACAGAAATCCAAGAACACTAGTTAGTTTTTCAGATTTCCTTGTACTAAGGAATCTTGGCATCATCTGATTAGGTTCACTGACTGTATAAATGGTATGCAGGAAAAGATATGTTGCCTTGCAAAATTCTCAACCAGCAATAGGTCTGGATGGCCTTCAAAATGCTTCAGGGAATTATAACAATGTAGTAAAAGAAGAATTTGCATTTTCAAATGGCTTTAATGTTCCCTCAATATGTGAGGTTTCTAACCAGTTGGGGACCTTCATTTCTCCATCCAATTCATCCTCATCCACTTTCGACGCTCCTCAAATGGGTGACATGGATAAAGTATCATCTGTTGTGAGCATGCTAAAGGGTACATTAGAGCGCAAAAAGCTTAGCAACCAGATTGAAAAAGGTGCAGAGGATGATAGCTCCACTAGGCTTTTCCCTGGTCAAGAAGTTATAGTCAACACTGGTTTTGATCAAGGGCAAGGTAATCAGCTTCAAGATATGGTGAGAACTTTTCAGGAAGTATCCACTATCGAAGTTAAGGATCATGGCGGTATGCAAAAAGCTGAAGGATCCCTGGATCTTGAGATGGAAGGTTTTGTAAATCTCACAAACCCAAACCCGTTGAGCAGGAATTCTCAAGAACCTTCACAAAGTGAATCATCTGCTGCAGCACCAGTAGTTTCATCTGGGTTTGATGCATGTGATGATCCCAGCAACTCAAGTCAAACTCTGAGCATATGTGAAAGTTCACTGAAACGAGCTGGAAATAGGAGTTCAGAAAATGGCTCTAGATCGAAAGGTGATGATTTTATACGTAACTTGACTTGCATGCAATCCAGTCATAATTATTCTGTCATTTACCTTTTGAACCAGTATTCCCTACTTATAAAAGCTGTTTGAAGAAATGGGCTTTTAAACTCACATTGCTTGAACTGTGCCTTCATATAGTTTTCTGATCCATATCCCAACCTATACAAGTCTACCAAAACGATGTTAATATTCTGTAGGCATATAGGCAGGTCTCAGAATCCTTAATTGTGCCAACCATTGCAATTGACTAAAGTATAAATATTTAAACAATTGAGGTATTTTTCTAAATTATAGGCCGGATTGTAGTTTTATTAATTGTTTCCACTATCCACAAGGCTTGACGTTCAGATAAATGTGAAAAAGATGCAGCATGAAAAGATTTCTTTCAGTCTCTTTTCTTAAATTTGATATTCAGTTTCTTTCATGCAATAAAAGTCCCTTCTCATGGAACTGCAGATATTAGAGAACGTattattggtaatttgaaagATGATCAAAAGGTAAACTCCACTCTTTGATTATGAATGTTGGATGTCATGATGTAAAATGTGGAGCCAATATTCAAAAAGTTTACCTAGTTCCATTTTTTGTGGTCACCTTTCACAGAGGGGAGAACGTTTAGAGCGATATGGATCTGTGACATCAGCCACTTCAGGTAATTAATCATGTTTAGAGTTCATCTGTCACCATGAAAATTGGCTTTTCTATTAGATGCTACCTCACAAAAATAAGCAAAATGTTCTTGGTTATTCAAGCACAAAACTGATCTTAATTTGTGAGGTTCACATGTGGACTTACCCGATTGTACAATTGAATTGCATATAATATAACTGATAGGTTACTAATGTGGACTTACCAACATTTTAACTTTCACAGATCGAGTACAGATAtgattcattttttcttttgtctgtGTTTTTAGAAACCTTTTTCTACTACTACAGTCTTTATCTTCATACTATACCTGCATGAAGAAATTCTTTGAAAGATGCATTACTGTATAATTTGGAGTCTGGTATTCTCTCTCTAACCATAAAAAGGGTTGTGCAGGAGATAAGGAGGATGCCACAAAAAAGCGGAGGGTGGAGAGATCACGCAAGTACGTACACTAATATCTGCAACTTGGGGAGAGTATTGTCTTCCCCAGCAGCATACACTCCTCCTTTATTCacatttttccttctttctgtttttattttgttcataACAGTGGATTGGACTGAGTCAATTGAATAACAATTAAGTTTTAGCTCTATTCAATTATTCTAATCCAAGACAAAAAGTCTTGAAAACTCTTTATTTCATTTGGATTCTCATGTGTGAAACATACTTGATTGTAAAGGAGTTACTTAACATGGACACAATCATCATCTACTTCTGAAATGCTGCAAGTAGGTTACAGATCAATGACAAGGTTTATTAAATTTTGATATTCTTGCTGATGTAGAATGGCAGAGGCAAAGGAAAGGAACTCAACTCCAGTAATTCCATCAGATATACAATCTGTTTTGAAGCGGTGTGAAAATCTTGAAAAGGAAGTCCGGTCCCTCAAACTTAACTTGTCCTTCATGAATAGGTAACGAAACAAGTTCACTTTCATTTGCTTAGTATCAGTTTTTGATGTCTCCAAGTTTCAAGCAACTGTGAGGGGGGGACTCTTTTACTCAATCAATGAAAAATTGGTCCAATTTGGGTCCAATGTCTGCAACTCTGAGGCGGGCTTTTTTACTCGATCAATGTCTAACTATTGAATATGCATATAGCTAGGATGATCTGGTGTCTaaggaaagaatagaaagaACCTTTTATTGGACAATGAAGTCTACAATGAAGCAAGAGTTTGACATGAATATAATGTCTTCTTAAATAACTGTACAGTAAAGGAGACAACTTATGACAAGCTTCAAATTTCGTATCAGTTAGCTCTATTCTGTACTAGTAATGTTAACTATTTAGTAGTGTCTTGTTCAACAACTTAATGGAGTATACATGAATTTGAAGCAAAAGCATGAAAGGAACAAATTGTGAAGTATCCATAGTCTGTGCTTACAGTGTCTTATTTGCTGGATCAAATGTCTGAACATTTGGGAGGAACCCCTCTCCTCCTATACTCCAAATGAGTGGTTAATGTATTAATCCTATATAAATGATTTGATCATTTGAaagtttgaattgatttaacagTTTAATGCTTTTTGCTTTTATCTTCAAAATCCTAACAACTTAAGGATGGAACCTTATAAATTTGCACTCTTAAATTTTGGAAAAGGACATATCATTCTTTTGGAACATAAATGCTCTTGATTGCATGTGAAAATGCACCTTCAGGTTGGAGCTGAATAGTTGTTGCTCAACTATGTGTCACATTGTTTCAGGAAGGATTCCGAGCAGACAAAGCAGATAGAGGAGCTTCAGCAGCAAAACGAAGAATTAACAGATGAAAAGGAGCGCCTTTTAGAAGAGATTGAAAGGATCCTTGCAGAAAATGGCAAGATTTGAAACATGGTAACCATGGTTAACCTTTTGTAATAAATACAGCCATGAATATATCAACTCTACAATGATGTAATGCGTGTTATTCTTCAAATGGAGTGGTAGTACTAAACCCTAGTTAGTAGTGGAGAAAGAAATTGCAGTCGATACCAAAAGAGCTATAGCAGGCACATCTAGTCATTAATTGTCTGCATATCCCCTACTGAAGGATCTGTCAAAATATAAAATGGGCATGCATTTCAGGGACCAACTTGCAGGTGCcggtaacaaaaaaaagattgaaataACTAGATGGAAAAGCTCAACACCCTATCCGTGGTGAGGCTAGCTCATACCAGGAATTGATTGGCTGGAAAACCAGACAAGCTTATACAAAGGACTTCCTACTTGTGCAAAGGAGTTGCATTTCAAGTCGATGAACCATCTCATTTTGAGTTAGTTGAGCATGAGTTAAGAGGAGAATATTGGAGGAATACAATGAATATAACCAGAACCTTGTTTGAAACCCAAATACCTGTTGCACATTTTGCACATAGCAAAGATTCTAGTAGCACTTCTCTGTATGGTTCATGATCAATATATGGATTTGTATCAGTATAGTAACTGAACTAATCATGAAGAATCAAACAGTTTGCAATAAGTAGATTTGGGATGTGAAGCATATATGAAGTTAACTCCATGATTGACTGTCAAAACAACGTAAAACTTGACCAAATACAACACGCTGTAGTGCTTAACCTACCATTTGAGTGGTAattttgttgaatttaagaTCTTATTTGTGAACTTCAGCAGGGAATCCACATCAATAAAGACATACAAACCACAACCATAACAAGCTTAGAACTCATTTTACTACTTCCCAATTCCCACTAACATGCAAAAACCATTTTGCAACAATCATCTGAATTTCTGAACACTTGCTTGCGGACGAAAAGGCAAACTTTTCCATCACCAATACTATCA contains these protein-coding regions:
- the LOC112180911 gene encoding protein CYCLOPS isoform X1, which produces MEGRGLSDFYRNTSEELILRSYMESSNGTPLPTMEMLGFKNLSQNFRADSEELFKSWLTTGENNTYNSSSIAHRTRSRRISTEIASLSAHQHVGLLQKKRSNEVLFPQYNPMPDENSADLNQHSNRLGVERGMQASDLYLAKAWFHSSQPMTRSRSSELRKRYVALQNSQPAIGLDGLQNASGNYNNVVKEEFAFSNGFNVPSICEVSNQLGTFISPSNSSSSTFDAPQMGDMDKVSSVVSMLKGTLERKKLSNQIEKGAEDDSSTRLFPGQEVIVNTGFDQGQGNQLQDMVRTFQEVSTIEVKDHGGMQKAEGSLDLEMEGFVNLTNPNPLSRNSQEPSQSESSAAAPVVSSGFDACDDPSNSSQTLSICESSLKRAGNRSSENGSRSKDIRERIIGNLKDDQKRGERLERYGSVTSATSGDKEDATKKRRVERSRKMAEAKERNSTPVIPSDIQSVLKRCENLEKEVRSLKLNLSFMNRKDSEQTKQIEELQQQNEELTDEKERLLEEIERILAENGKI
- the LOC112180911 gene encoding protein CYCLOPS isoform X2; the protein is MEGRGLSDFYRNTSEELILRSYMESSNGTPLPTMEMLGFKNLSQNFRADSEELFKSWLTTGENNTYNSSSIAHRTRSRRISTEIASLSAHQHVGLLQKKRSNEVLFPQYNPMPDENSADLNQHSNRLGVERGMQASDLYLAKAWFHSSQPMTRSRSSELRKRYVALQNSQPAIGLDGLQNASGNYNNVVKEEFAFSNGFNVPSICEVSNQLGTFISPSNSSSSTFDAPQMGDMDKVSSVVSMLKGTLERKKLSNQIEKGAEDDSSTRLFPGQEVIVNTGFDQGQGNQLQDMVRTFQEVSTIEVKDHGGMQKAEGSLDLEMEGFVNLTNPNPLSRNSQEPSQSESSAAAPVVSSGFDACDDPSNSSQTLSICESSLKRAGNRSSENGSRSKDIRERIIGNLKDDQKRGERLERYGSVTSATSGDKEDATKKRRVERSRKMAEAKERNSTPVIPSDIQSVLKRCENLEKEVRSLKLNLSFMNRLELNSCCSTMCHIVSGRIPSRQSR